From Deltaproteobacteria bacterium, a single genomic window includes:
- a CDS encoding nitroreductase family protein gives MNVQEAIQKRLSIRRYSEASIPADHLNVLFKALQFAASSNNCQNWEFVLVKDPVVKQRLVPACGNQGFVKDCAYFIAGVADPKLKWHMVDITIALTQFALQAVELGYGTCWIGAFDEAGIKQILNIPTDKKVVICMTLGLPTDKHVPRGRKTLEEIIYLNQFGARFESGD, from the coding sequence ATGAACGTTCAAGAAGCGATTCAAAAACGACTTAGCATCCGACGCTATTCTGAAGCTTCGATTCCCGCTGATCATCTGAATGTCCTCTTTAAAGCTCTGCAATTCGCTGCCTCGAGTAACAATTGCCAGAACTGGGAATTTGTCTTGGTCAAAGATCCGGTGGTTAAACAAAGGCTTGTACCAGCATGTGGTAACCAGGGATTTGTCAAGGACTGTGCTTATTTTATTGCCGGCGTGGCTGATCCCAAACTTAAATGGCACATGGTCGATATCACCATCGCGCTAACTCAGTTCGCTCTGCAGGCTGTTGAACTGGGATATGGGACGTGTTGGATCGGCGCCTTCGATGAAGCCGGTATCAAACAAATCTTAAATATACCGACGGATAAAAAAGTGGTGATCTGCATGACACTGGGCCTACCAACCGATAAGCATGTTCCCAGGGGTAGAAAGACCCTTGAAGAAATTATTTACTTGAATCAGTTCGGCGCTCGTTTCGAATCGGGTGATTAA